TTATTTTATGGACAATACTAAAACAAATCATCAATCGATAAATAGCGTTCTCCTGTATCGTAATTAAAAGTAAGTATTTTTTTCCCTGAAGGTATATCCATCAATTTTTTATTAACTGCGGCAAGAGCTGCCCCGGTTGAAATTCCAGCAAATAGACCTTCTTCCTTAGCAGCTCTTCTAGCGAATTCAAATGCTTCATCTTTGGTTATCTGAATTACACCATCAATCAAATTCATATCAAAAATTGCAGGTATAAATCCAGCCCCAATTCCCTGGATTGGATGTGGTCCTGGTGCTCCTCCAGATATAACAGGTGAAGCAGCAGGTTCAACCGCAAATACTTTTAAGTAAGGAAATTTTTCTTTGAGTACCTTTGCTACGCCTGTTATATGACCACCAGTTCCAACACCTGTAATAAAATAATCAAATCCATCCGGGAAATCATTTAATATTTCCTGTGCTGTTGTTTCAATATGAATTTTTACGTTTGCTTCATTTTCAAATTGTTGAGGAATCCACACCCTGGGATTATTCGCTGCCATTTCTTTAGCTTTCTCTATTGCACCTTTCATACCGAGTTCACGAGGTGTGAGTTCAAATTCAGCTCCATATGCAGCCATGATTTTTCTTCTTTCAATCGACATTGATTCTGGCATAACTAAAATTAATTTATAGCCTTTAATAGCAGCTACCATTGCTAATCCAATTCCTGTATTTCCCGATGTTGGTTCAACAATTATGCTATCAGGTTTTAATATGCCTTTTTTCTCGGCATCTTCTATCATCGAAAGAGCAATTCGGTCTTTGATACTTCCACCTGGATTTGCTCTTTCTAATTTAATCCATACTTCTTGGTTGTTACCAAATAGTTTGTTTATTCTTAAATGTGGTGTATTACCAATTAAATCGAGAACATTTAGTGCTTTCATTATAACTCCTTTTTAAATGACAAAATCGATTGTGTTTTCAAATTCTTTTGTTCTTCTTACACGTACTTCACTTTTATTATATACAATTGAATTTGGTGGTATACTTTGAGTAACCCATGAATTACCCCCGATAATACTATTCTTTCCAATCACTGTATTTCCACCCAGTATTACAGCCTGAGAATATATCACAACATCATCCTCAATTGTTGGATGTCTTTTTTGTTGCGATAGACTTTTATCAACACTTAGTGCTCCAAGAGTAACACCCTGATATAGTTTTACATTTTTCCCTATGATGGTAGTCTCTCCAATTACAATTCCAGTACCATGATCAATAAAGAATGGTGAATCAATTGTAGCTCCAGGATGTATATCAATTCCGGTAATCTGGTGAGCATGTTCAGTAAGGATTCTTGGAATAATAGGTACTTTCAATAAATAAAGTTCATGAGCTACTCTGTAAATAAGAATAGCCATAAATCCTGGATAAGCTAAAATAACTTCATCTACACTTTCGGCAGCAGGATCTCCCTGGTAAATAAATTCAGCATCAGCCCAGAGCATATGATGAATATCTGGCAGTTTTGATATAAAGTTATCTGCTATCTCTTCAATGTTAGGTGGAGCCATTCCATTTAATAATTTTATAAGTTGAATTAAATCTCTTTTCAAAAGCTGAAGTTTTGAAATAATATCTTCTTGATTAAAATAGACTTTATTAGAAAAATGTGGAAAAAGAAAATCAATCAACCCATTTAGATATTCAATTGCTTCTGTTTTAAGAGAAGAATTGCAAAAGTGAGTTTGTCTTTTAGATAATAATTCCTTTGCAAAATTATTCAGTTTATTCCTATCTATAGATTTCATGGTTTCACCTTTAATAAAATTCTTTTTTATAAACTATTTAACTAAGAAAAGAATTAGAAGGAAAAATTAGAGAAGCAACAACAGATGCAATCGCGTGCAACAAATTGGACTTTATTCTTAAACGAAATATTTTTAATTAATAAATTCACTTTTATAAAAAATTAATAATTTCATTAACAAAAATGCACTCTTTAAAAGAAAAGTTCAACATAATAAAAAAGCGGCTTGTAAAGCCGCTCAGTTGTTGCAAATAATAAAATTATATTATTTCACAACTTTTACATCTTGAGCTTGAGGTCCTTTTGGTCCTTCACCAACAGTGAACTCCACTTTTTGACCTTTTTCAAGGCTTTTGTATCCGTCCGCCTGAATCGAAGAGAAATGAACGAAAACATCACCACCTTGATTGCGCTCAATAAAACCGTAACCTTTTGCAGCATTAAACCATTTTACGGTTCCGCTTTCACGCTCTGCCATTGAAAAAACTCCTTTAAAAATGTTACTTACTACTTGAGAAGCAGAAAACTTAAATAGATTTTAATGCCCCCGGCAATAAAATTTATCAAAGTATCTGCTCTACTATTACAAGTTAATAAATAAATTTTGTAAAACAAAAAATATTATTTATTACATCCCCTTCAACATAAAAGCTATTTGAGCGGCTTGTTTCTGATTATATTCAAAAGCAATTCTTTTGTAATTAACAAGATCTAATATTGTACCTATAAAACAAATGCCACAAGTTAAGAGATATAAAATTCCTAAACCTATCTGATCTGTTAAAAATCTTTGTATACCCGCAATCCCAAGAAATCCTACCAGTGTTACAAGTAAAATTGTCTGGGGATCTTTTCTGCGAGCACGATAGATATTAATAAATTGTTGTGCCTTTTTATCATCATAGTCTTTCAGGAGATTTGAAATATAAATTTGTTCTTCTCCCATAATTTCTGGCATTAATTCGTAAATGTTTATCATATAGACTCCCTAAGTTTAAAGTTATTATAAGTTTTCATAACTAGCATTATGATTCTATGTAAAATGATAATTAATGCTATAAGACCCAGTGGATGTGACTTAAATGAATTTGAAAAATCAAAATGAAAAATAAAAGATATTGATCTTCCTAAACCACAACCGGGACAATATGTAATCCCCATATTATTGAGTGGACAAAGTGTAAATGTTTGTTCAGCATAAGGATTTATTAGCATTAAAAATATAAATCCCATAATCCAGGCTATTGCTTCCCATTCTATTTTTTTAATTATAAAATTAAATGCATTTAAATACTTTGTTATTCTACTCTTATACTTTATATCAAAACCAATTAATTTAATCTGTGCCATTAATAAAAAGAATTAGTAAAAAAATATTCTATTAAACAATTTTTATTCTCACAACATTAGTCGCTTGAAGTTCAATAAGGTTTTTTCTTTTATTACTCAAAACAAAAATAATTTTCTTAATTAAGGTACCGTTCTTTAATTACATTTAAATGATGAAGTGTGTGCCCTGCAATAATATACGCTATTGCTCTTACTGTAATATCTATTCCATTAATAATACCTTTGCGTAACATCATTTCATCTGTCATTCCTTTAAACATCATAATTGTAGATTTTCTTAGCAATATAAATTCATCCAGTATATCTTTAAAAGATATTGATGAATAATTAGATTCCTGTATAAATAAATTTTCATCAAATGTTACGAGTTGATTTGGATCGCTTCGAGATACTCTTAATGCTCTGCAGGCAAATATTCTTTCACTATCTACAAGATGACCCAGAACTTCTTTTATGCTCCATTTATTTTCTGCATAACGATAGTTTGATTTTTCTTCATCAATACTCTTGAAAAACTCTTCTGTTTCATTCAATTGTTTTTCAAGGACTTCAATTATATTTTCAGATGAAATTAAATCTACATACGATTTGTAGTACTGTGCATATTCATTTTCACCTGGTTTCATAACCTAACCTTTCATTTTATTATAATATCATTTTTAATTTCATTTTGAAGTTATATTAATATAATAGCCCTTGCTAAATAAATACGATTTATGAAATTCAATATAATTACGAATTGCTTCTATACAAATTACCTTTGTAATCCCTGTTCTTAATATTTGTTCTTTTTCTACATAAAGATCACCTTTATATGGCACCATAGGATTAAAATCTAAATTTCTGTCTTTAGTTAAAGGATGAATTGTATATTGAAAATCTGCTGGCACAGACTTTATTAATCCCACGAGTTCAAAGTTTGGAACTCCATCCCGAATTGCCAGCACAATACCACCACTGGAACCACGATTAAAAACAGCATCAATTAAAAATGTATTTTTTTCTTTACTCGAAATACTTACAAGGGCTTTAGATATCATTTTCAAATTCATCGGATAACCAAAAACATAAACAAAATTCCCCCATTCAAGTTCAGATGATTTTCCCCATGGATAATTAAAAACAGAAGCACCAATAACTTCGTTATAAGATAATTTTTTCCCAAGTAGAGCAATATCAATATTTTTATCCAAAAGTATAATATCAAGTTCACCCCCCGAAGGTAAATCGGGAATATAATTTGTCTGACGTGTTTTTATTGAAATACTCTGTATATAATCTGAAGTTGTTCCATCTGGATTAAAAAAATAAGAAATAATTGTATCTTCAAAAGATACTACATGAGCAACCGTCAAAAAAAGTACTTTATCATTATCCTTATAAATTAAAGTAGCAGTTCCAGAAGCTGTTCTATTAAAATATACTTTTTGATTGGCTACTTTTTCAAATTCTATCGTTTTTACTTTTTCAATTGTTATATGCGAACTTAAATCGAAAATATAACTTGTATAAAAAGCTATACTATTAATTAATCGAATACAATTACTAATCTCTTCTAATTGCTTCGATGAATTTTTAAACGGAAATTCACTATCATATTTCCCATCTATAATATTAGATGGTGAATTTTTATAAAGTACATCCGAAGAACATGCATCCAAAATAAATGCAATAGATATAATGATTATAATATTTGTGAGTTTTATTCTCACTTTTACCAAGAAATTTAGATTATCTTTAGTGATAATAAAGAATACAAAAGAAAAATAATAGTCTATTTTCTATTATCATTTTAAAAATTAAAAATGAATTATAAAAAATATTATAAAAGTTTTGATAATTTTTTCTATATAAAAATTCTTTTAATGCCATCATCAATACTTAAGGATTCAATCCAGTATGGCAATCAACACATAACATACTTTTCCATTTATCACCAACGTCATTCCCCGGATGCTTAAATTCAAGTTCTGTATTAACTGAAGTAATTTGAAGGTTCTCTTTTGTTCCCTGAGAATTAATTGTATGACACAAATTACAATCTTTTTTAATTATTCTCCCTTCTTTTGAAACATGATTATCATTATGACACCTAAAACAACCCTTAAATTCCAGATGACCAATATTATTTGGATATACATCCCATCTTACTTTCATCTCTGGAAAAATATTTTTCTTAAATTCTTCTTGAATGCCTGAAATTGCTTTATCAATTAAAAATCTTTTATACTGATAAATTTCAGGATAATTATCTTTATAAAATGTATAAATATAATTTGCAATTTCTTGCATTGCAGAATTTGTCGAAGAAAAATCTTTTCCGAGAATATCCATTGCAACAAATTTTATTTGTGGTAAATCTTTAGGAATTTTCCCAGCAGTAATAGCATTATTAATAAAAATTGCTGGTGGTTTATAATTATGCGAAGGTCGATTATGACAATCCATACAATCCATTACACGAGTTTCGAGTGAATCTAAATTTATTTTTTTTGATGTATTATTCTTGTTTTCATAAACAAATACTTCTCCAGTCTTTAAATTTGTATATCTAACCCAGGGAATATTTTCTCTTTTAGAATCTGATGCTTTATATTCGATTTTAACATTTGGATTTATATGCCAGTGAATTCCTTCTTCGAGACCGAAAGCACTTATTTGAGATCCAATTTTCATAGTCAAAGTTATATCCCATTCAGTATTGTTTATATCATTCAAATAATGTTTTTCGAATCTCAATTTTCTTGCATAAAACTTTTGTGGCCAGTGACATTCCTCGCAAGTTTCTCTTGCCGGTCGTAAATTTTTAATTGGTGTTTCTATTGGTTTAGGAACTGTTCCTAATGTTACAGCATAAACCTGATATAACCCTGATAATTTAGAACGAACATACCAGCTTGCACCTGTTCCAACATGACATTCCACACAAGCTACTCTTGCATGTGGCGAGTTTTGATATGCTGTGTATTCAGGTTTCATAACACTATGACACAATTTTCCACAGAATTCTACAGATTCTGTAAAGTGAAATGCTTCGTAACCTCCGACAGCTGATGCTAATAGAAAAATTGAAGTCCCTATTGAAAAAATCATAAATGCATTTCTATGACGTATATCATTTAAATCAATTACAGGCCAATCTTTCTCAGCACCTATCTTCTTTTTTTTATCTTTAACTGTTTTCCTCCACATACCAACTGGTATTAATATCAGACCAAAAATTAATACAGCTGGTAAAGCAATGTATATTATTAAACCCAGATATGAATTATCTTTTCCAAAAATAGAACTTACTACAAAAAGAAATACAATCATAAAAAAACTTATTAGAGCAATAGTTGCCCCTACAAGAGAAATCCAGTTTTGTGTTGAATGTGGTAATTTTATTTTCATATCTGTTCTCTATAAAATTATCATTGTATACACTTAAATTAAGAAATGAATATTTTAGAAAAAATTAAATAATATGTTTTTTCAAATTATTTTTAAGTAAAGATTATCTAAATTACACAATGAAAAAAGCCTTAAAATATTATATCATCCATAAACCATATGGAGTACTATCGCAATTTACAGATAAAGAAGGGAGAAAAACATTAAAATCTCTTTATAATTTTCCTAAAGATGTTTATCCGGTTGGAAGATTAGATATGGATAGTGAAGGTTTATTAATTTTAACAAATGACAAATTGCTCACAGATTATTTATTGAATCCTTTAAACAAACACGAGAGAGAATATTATGTTCAGGTTGAAGGTATCCCAACAGAAGAATCTCTTCAGAAACTAAGGGAAGGTGTTATAATTCAAGGAAGAAAAACATTACCTGCAAAAGTAAAAGTAATTAACACGCCTGATTTTCCCGAAAGAGTTCCTCCCATTCGATTTAGAAAAACAATTCCTACATCATGGCTAAGTATAACAATTGTTGAAGGTAAAAATAGACAGGTTAGAAAAATGACAGCTTCTGTTGGATTACCTACTCTTCGACTAATTAGAGTAAGAATAAAAAATATTTTACTTGGAGATTTGAAACCTGGAGAAGTTAGAGAATTAACTAAAATGGAAATTAGTGGACTTTATAAATAATCCCCTGCTAATAAAATTATAGCAGGGGATCGTAAATATTATATTCAAATTTTACAGCTTTACATTACAGCCAATGTAGAAAGTCCTGCCCAGAGTACCATAATAAAGAACTTCTTCATAATCTTTATTAAATAAATTTT
This is a stretch of genomic DNA from Rosettibacter firmus. It encodes these proteins:
- the epsC gene encoding serine O-acetyltransferase EpsC, with amino-acid sequence MKSIDRNKLNNFAKELLSKRQTHFCNSSLKTEAIEYLNGLIDFLFPHFSNKVYFNQEDIISKLQLLKRDLIQLIKLLNGMAPPNIEEIADNFISKLPDIHHMLWADAEFIYQGDPAAESVDEVILAYPGFMAILIYRVAHELYLLKVPIIPRILTEHAHQITGIDIHPGATIDSPFFIDHGTGIVIGETTIIGKNVKLYQGVTLGALSVDKSLSQQKRHPTIEDDVVIYSQAVILGGNTVIGKNSIIGGNSWVTQSIPPNSIVYNKSEVRVRRTKEFENTIDFVI
- a CDS encoding cytochrome c3 family protein, with the translated sequence MKIKLPHSTQNWISLVGATIALISFFMIVFLFVVSSIFGKDNSYLGLIIYIALPAVLIFGLILIPVGMWRKTVKDKKKKIGAEKDWPVIDLNDIRHRNAFMIFSIGTSIFLLASAVGGYEAFHFTESVEFCGKLCHSVMKPEYTAYQNSPHARVACVECHVGTGASWYVRSKLSGLYQVYAVTLGTVPKPIETPIKNLRPARETCEECHWPQKFYARKLRFEKHYLNDINNTEWDITLTMKIGSQISAFGLEEGIHWHINPNVKIEYKASDSKRENIPWVRYTNLKTGEVFVYENKNNTSKKINLDSLETRVMDCMDCHNRPSHNYKPPAIFINNAITAGKIPKDLPQIKFVAMDILGKDFSSTNSAMQEIANYIYTFYKDNYPEIYQYKRFLIDKAISGIQEEFKKNIFPEMKVRWDVYPNNIGHLEFKGCFRCHNDNHVSKEGRIIKKDCNLCHTINSQGTKENLQITSVNTELEFKHPGNDVGDKWKSMLCVDCHTGLNP
- a CDS encoding DUF2752 domain-containing protein, which produces MAQIKLIGFDIKYKSRITKYLNAFNFIIKKIEWEAIAWIMGFIFLMLINPYAEQTFTLCPLNNMGITYCPGCGLGRSISFIFHFDFSNSFKSHPLGLIALIIILHRIIMLVMKTYNNFKLRESI
- the cysK gene encoding cysteine synthase A, whose translation is MKALNVLDLIGNTPHLRINKLFGNNQEVWIKLERANPGGSIKDRIALSMIEDAEKKGILKPDSIIVEPTSGNTGIGLAMVAAIKGYKLILVMPESMSIERRKIMAAYGAEFELTPRELGMKGAIEKAKEMAANNPRVWIPQQFENEANVKIHIETTAQEILNDFPDGFDYFITGVGTGGHITGVAKVLKEKFPYLKVFAVEPAASPVISGGAPGPHPIQGIGAGFIPAIFDMNLIDGVIQITKDEAFEFARRAAKEEGLFAGISTGAALAAVNKKLMDIPSGKKILTFNYDTGERYLSIDDLF
- a CDS encoding pseudouridine synthase, whose amino-acid sequence is MKKALKYYIIHKPYGVLSQFTDKEGRKTLKSLYNFPKDVYPVGRLDMDSEGLLILTNDKLLTDYLLNPLNKHEREYYVQVEGIPTEESLQKLREGVIIQGRKTLPAKVKVINTPDFPERVPPIRFRKTIPTSWLSITIVEGKNRQVRKMTASVGLPTLRLIRVRIKNILLGDLKPGEVRELTKMEISGLYK
- a CDS encoding DinB family protein, which gives rise to MKPGENEYAQYYKSYVDLISSENIIEVLEKQLNETEEFFKSIDEEKSNYRYAENKWSIKEVLGHLVDSERIFACRALRVSRSDPNQLVTFDENLFIQESNYSSISFKDILDEFILLRKSTIMMFKGMTDEMMLRKGIINGIDITVRAIAYIIAGHTLHHLNVIKERYLN
- a CDS encoding S1 family peptidase, with the translated sequence MRIKLTNIIIIISIAFILDACSSDVLYKNSPSNIIDGKYDSEFPFKNSSKQLEEISNCIRLINSIAFYTSYIFDLSSHITIEKVKTIEFEKVANQKVYFNRTASGTATLIYKDNDKVLFLTVAHVVSFEDTIISYFFNPDGTTSDYIQSISIKTRQTNYIPDLPSGGELDIILLDKNIDIALLGKKLSYNEVIGASVFNYPWGKSSELEWGNFVYVFGYPMNLKMISKALVSISSKEKNTFLIDAVFNRGSSGGIVLAIRDGVPNFELVGLIKSVPADFQYTIHPLTKDRNLDFNPMVPYKGDLYVEKEQILRTGITKVICIEAIRNYIEFHKSYLFSKGYYINITSK
- a CDS encoding TM2 domain-containing protein, whose protein sequence is MINIYELMPEIMGEEQIYISNLLKDYDDKKAQQFINIYRARRKDPQTILLVTLVGFLGIAGIQRFLTDQIGLGILYLLTCGICFIGTILDLVNYKRIAFEYNQKQAAQIAFMLKGM
- a CDS encoding cold-shock protein, with the protein product MAERESGTVKWFNAAKGYGFIERNQGGDVFVHFSSIQADGYKSLEKGQKVEFTVGEGPKGPQAQDVKVVK